TTTTGTAGTTTGAGGAGGGGGGTTTGTATAGTATTCTTTTACTCCCAAAACAAAATAGATGGATAGTCTCTCTAGGCTGGAGCTGTTTGTATTGATCACAATAAGAGACTTTTTGAACATGTATCTCAGATCCCATACTTCAATTCAATAACCCATTAGAACCTTTTGAGATgtaatcttctttgttttgctatagatttcaattatcttctttctctcctagTCTTGAATACAACAAAGATAACTACAATGAAAGATTAGTTAATTTTCAGTTCACTGCATTCCCCGTTTTCGCCGTGCACGGTAGATCCGGTGTCTTGTCCGGTGAGGTTTGTACACTAACCTGGTGGTTCTTGGAGGAACACAGTCCTGCAGTAGGCTTGATACTTGGGTTGGAGAAGGGTAATGATCATGTAATGTAATCTTGATTCGTTTTCTCAATAAATCATTTTCAGAGTGAAGATTTTGGGTTTCCGCTTTCAGAGATACTGAAAGGTACTTTCAACTACCTTCCCTTTTGCTTGATATGAAAGCATTTTTCGCCAAGAAATATGAGGAAGGCATTGGAAGAATATGAAACTTTGAGAAAGCAAATGCTATACAGTAACAATCTTGCATTCCCAGTCTCTTCATATTTTCTTAATTATGTTTCTGaattccaatttgcacaaatACAGATAGATATTTTAGGGTCCGCTTGGTCCAACAGTAAGATACAAAAGTTGCGATCTGATGGTCAAGCGGTCAAAACAGTCTCTCGATATTCTCGTCGTAAAGCTGCGTAGTTCTCACCCTCTCCAAACCTCATAATGCAGGAGTCTCGTACACTGAGTATACCCCTTTTTTACAGATTGATATGAGAAATGAAGCTATTCAATAAGACCAAAACATAAGCCCAGATATCAGAGGATGTATTTGAATCATTGAATAGTGGGTGGAGAAGAAAGATATAGAGTAGAATCATTCTGCTAAGGACAGGATTCGGCTCCTCCCAAGGGCAGGAGGGAGCCCAGCACACATCCAGCCTGGGAGCCTCTATGGGTGCGTGCCTGGGGTATTCCCAGCGGTCAGATATGGCTAGGCTCTCCGGCACTGCAGAGGATCAGAATCCGTCTCTTACTACCTCCATAATGATAATTTTTGCTTAAATGTGCAATTTAGAAGGAGATTTTATTCCTTAGGGGTGGATAAGTCCCTACTGCATGTTGTAGTCCTATTGACATGGTGTCCTTGCCATGGTTTTTGGCCGGGAAAAGGTACCATAAGATTAAAAGGATCGGCTGTATCGGcctattcatatgattctttcatGAACAATGCTGTTTTGATCTGGAATCATACCAATACTACAATACTTTTGATGAAAAATGCTGTTTCGATCAGGAATCAGTACCGATAGAAGTCAGTATCAGTGTCACCAATACCGTGAACTAAATCTATGTCCTTGCCTTTGGAGTTAAACTTCAATAATCGCCTTTAGTTTGCAGATGATTCCATTCAGGTATTAAAAATCGGGATTGGATCCACCAAATCGGTAAGGCTAGCCAGATTCCAACTGATTCTTGACTGATTCTGGTCGATCCAGATTGGGGTCGGTTGGACCGATCTGAATCCCAGTTTGGCTCTTTAAAACCCTGACCTCATTTGAACaatcaagagaaagaaaatcagcAAACAGTAGGGGTAATGTTGAAAATGTGTCTCCATTCTTAATTGTGTTCATGAATCATGGTTCACGAATGCCTAAACATTATTTAACCCCAAGGGGATGCTCAGATGGTAAAGACCAGCTCCTCACAATAAAGAGGTCAAGAGTTCAACTATCCTTGGGGCCTACCTATCCGGGAAAAAAATATTCACTTCTTAAATGGTGATATTATgacttttttttcaaatttagaagaaaaaaaaaaaaaaaaaactaatctaAGAGAGCATAACTCATGCCAAACTTTCAACCCAAATTGATATTTGTAACCTCACCAATCAATTGAGATCTCAGTAGGATAGTATCATCCAACTTCAATCTTGTTCCCACCACTCCTTAAGAGAGTAGAATTCCCTCCTAATGTTAAAACTAAGCGTGTGCCATGTTGTAGCATTTATCCTCTAATAAataacaagaagaaaatgaaaacatgATCCTTCAACATGTACAGCATCCAAATAAGCCAttcagccccccccccccaaccaccaCCTTGCATTGCAATTCTTCCGTTCTGAATGGTAATCCTTTGAATTTTTcccaagagaaaaaggaatgaCAATGAAAATTTTTGCTACAAGACACGGGAGGGGCTATAGGAAGAAAACTTGTGGGCATGGAAAAGTTACCGCATATAGCAAAGAAGTTGGACTATTTTGGGTTCACATAAGGGCACCAATCTGTATGAAACATGCAACAAACATTAACAAAATCCTTGGCTCCTTTGTAAGATCTGCGTTCCAGGCCTCAATGAAGCATAGGAATAGGACATACTGCAAAGAAGCAACATTTGATCAAAGTACATTGCATTCACCCAACTATGAGTATAATTAAATAGTAAAACTTCTGCAAGGTATTTTGATTATGCAGTTGTAACATGAATTTATGATCAATGCTATGCTTCAACCAATTTAAATCAGTACAACCATCAAATACATCAATAATTATCCACTGTCAAGCAGAACTGGACAAGGACAGGCATAGATGAAACTTCTTTGCTTACCATTTGTCAAATAAAGTAAactcttccattttccttggaTCCACAAATACCAACCTTCTAGTTCAGTAATTGGCACCCTTGAATATGCACATGGATTTGCAGGCCAGAACATGGGCTTCCTTGAATATCAATTTCTCCCCAACATGTATATAAAAAGGTGTTCTATTTCCAAGTAGCCATTCACcacaaggctttgttgttgttctatCTGAAAAGTGAAGCAAAGACATTTACATCAACTAGTGTAACCTACCATATGTGAAACAGCACAAAAGGAATAGAAGCTTTACATCCACCCTTTTTCACAAGCTCTGGAATTCCTAATAGTTTTTTCTAGTTCagaaattatttaattttctccACCTCTATGGCCAAGATAAAGAACACACAGAGCTATGCTCTAATCAAAATTCAAGATGTCTTGCTGACTGATTACCGTGAATGCCCACGACGTCGCTCATCATGATCAGAGGGTGGAGAGAAAGGGAAATGAGCAAATTGAATCCTCAAGAGAGGGGCATCTGGTTTCTTGTCATCAAACTTGTAAcctgcaggaaaaaaaaaatatttgtgcaTACTTATGATTGAGGTCCACCCAAATAATGAAATAGTCAGTAAGTTTATTCTTGATCTGTTTCTGAAgtacccttttcttttctttttttctttttttcattgtcAAACTTATAATTCCTACTTTAAACCTTCCATAAAAATGCTCTGGTCAGCCAGTAGCAATCTCAAGAGTCAATCACCCTTCAGGGTAAATAGGAGCTAGGGCTAGATTCTGTATTTCAGGCATGGTTCAACTCAAGACCACAAAGCCTTTTCAGGTTGTTACCACGTATGCTCAAATACATATCTAGTGAACCAATCCATCTGCAAACTTCACATCCTCAAATTAAAATGAAGTATTGTAGCCCCAACAAGTTTCTTTTCTCTAAAGACATTCACAAAATATGGAATGAAAATACTAATAATACTATTAGCTAATACCAGTACCTCTAATCTGTAAAAGTACTCATAAATTACCAACCTTGAAGAGCTTCTAAGGCAGTGCCAGCACATTTTGCATCATCAAACTCAACAAAGCACAGAACCATAGCCTTATCTCCAGTCTGCAGTTAAAACACATTCAAATCAACAGGAACAAGCATATGAACTGCTCAGCCAAAATTGATCCATTGAATCTACAGTTTAAATAAGCATCTAACATCTTTTTCTTAAACAAGTTTAGGTATAGAAATAGGTAAAAATGGTAATAATTATTCCTTGGCAGCAACCAAACTTTGCTTAgttccccaccccccacccccccaaaaaaaatttcaaattgggaACAGTGCCATTCCAAGTCAGATTGAATCGATTGTTTGCTTGAGCCAGAAGCAGGAGTGTATATTGAAGgtctttctttagttttttggGTACTCGTATTTGCAAGATGGTAGGCTGTCATATAATTGGTCTGAAGGATGGGGTCCTCTCACTCTTTTTGGGGAGGTAGTTCCTTTTCCCCACCACCAAAAAACTTAATAAAATCTATTTGTCCACTCTCCCTATTTGAAGAGCTGTATATTTACcaccacccaaaaaagaaaataaaacagaaaataagaaaaataatttctcTTGTGCTCAAACTCAAAAGAAAGCCAGTGCACACTCACTCATGTTCGTCAGTATAGTATGCCTCAGAATTATTACTTCTAACCCATCAATGAAGGCCACCTTCAAGGCCcgtctcatttttttttttatcaaattattgATAAGAATtgtgctttccttttttttaaggtGGGTATATTTCCAAGTTCTCCTACCTTTTTGCTGGAATGAAAATGATTAGTTGTATTAAAATCATCATGGTTGCAGAAAGTGGATATTGGAATTTTCCCTTATATTTCACTCTTGGATGTTGGACAATCTGAGGTGAAATATTGGCGACTGTATACTCCAAGACTGTCTGATTGCATCCCAAGGAGATATGTGGAAAAGGAAAGATAAGGCAAAAGGATAGTGAGGGAAGGGGTTTTAAATTATGTTGTTTGGCTGCACATGGAAAGACATTCATCAACTTTTCTTTCTTAGCTTTGTCCCATCTTTGGTTGGGAGAAACTTTTTGTGGGACACTCTTTTCCCAAAGAAATGGCATTTCCTTTCCCCACGGAAGACGACCAAACGcacattctaattttttttttttttataaacacTTTCGCTTCCCAATCTTCTTGAAAAAGCAACCACATGCAGCAAAGTGGTTGGAAGTGTGGAAGCATACTGGACCTCATCCACATaaagaaaaccttttttttttttttttgagaaaataaaataaattaaccaagaaagaaaagaaaagaaatgaaaccaCATTGTCCGAGTTATGTATAGTTAGTTTCTACTCTACTCTAGCCCTCTGCTAACTTATGGGGCTATGGGCTATAGATATCTGATGTCTATTTTGTTTTAACAGACACACACACCCCTTTCTAGCAaaaacaaaacacacacacacgcactcCTTGGAGAACGCTTTAATAAAGAAAAGCTTTTAAGGAGATTTTGTGCATCTTCAGTTTTTGGAGTGGAATTGCTGTCAGAAGACTTGCAAGACTCCAACTCTcccctcaaaaaataaataaatagcaatTGAATGGCTTCAAGGAATTAtcttatcaaaaagaaaagttccaagaagataaatttttggaaaaaagagaaacactAAGATTGTTTTAATGTGCTCGAGATCACCTCATGAAATATGTTCTCATAATATCTTCCCTAAAGTAGCAGGAATCATAACAGATGgaacaaaaataaacaaaaacaatcAAGGGGTAAATAAGAATATCTATTAAATTCAATGATTGCTATGACCAAATATTCTGCTACTCAATGAAAAGAGGGATTAAATATAGGAAGAGAAACAACTAAATATTTTAGGAAGAAGGGAAATGATGGGGATATCAAGGTGTACAactaaaggaagaagaaacccAACCACACAttccttctttgtggttggaggattagaagaaacaagaaagaagaaggaagaagaagaaggaaagaaagaagaagaaagaagaaggaaagagagggatCGAACCAGCCTTTCCAACGCTAGGCTCGACCCCCCTTTGTTCTCCCATTCagcagatcttgtggaccccaccaaatcttattttacTTTGCTTTAATTCCAatattatttgattgttttaataattaggaaactaggacttctttccattggtctattaggtagtttatgatttcaagtaattgagtttctaaatgtctttttttattttttgaagttttattctatttaagtgtaaggccattggccattgctttttttttcaattaatgaaTTATTTTGAATGAAGCACAAGCTAAcgcctctctctttctctcgatTCCCTCTCCCTCGATTCTCTTTCTCGCCTCCCCTCTCTCCCACGACTTTCTCTCCCATTCTCTTTCACTCTTTCGCTGCCTCTGTTCCCCTGAACTGCTACTGCTGATCTCCTCTTTGATGCTGGACTGCTGCTGATCTCTTCTTCAATACTGGGCTGCTGCAGACCTTCTCTTCAATAACTGGGTTGCTGCTGTTCTTTTCTTCAATAACTGGGCTGCTGCTGTTCTCTTCGTCAATAACTGGACTGTTGCTGATCTCCTCTTCAATCTGGACTGCTTTCCCTTGTCAAATCAGGTAGACTGCACTTCTTATCTTGGAGGACCTTGAGATCTTCTTACTTCTCAGACTTGGACAGCAGGTAAGTAGAGGACTGAACCTTCCCATTCCCCCATTGTTCCCTCATTATTTACTCCATCATCTTCCATTAAAACCCTCCCCTTTTTAGCCCATTGTTTGACATTTATTTGCACCACTGTTTTACCTTAGATATTGCTGATTTTCTTGTTACAAGTATGACTGATTTTGGAGCATATAACATGGGATTTTTATCTATCATTGGTGCTTAATAGGCTAGTGTTATAATCTAATTATGCTTGCTGCTATGTTCCCTACCACATGTTCTCCCTTGAtgcttgagtgagtttatgtgtttttcttcttagacCATTATTGCTCATTGTTACATTGCTCATTAATCCCACTATATTTTGCATgtcaatcttgtttgctgagtttcccTTATCCTGCCCAACCCAAGTCCTTTGAATTTTCCCGAACTAGTTAGTTAATCCTGTAGGAAACCTAGCACTTAGGCACCCCTACATCAGGAAGGTTGTCCCTTTTCACCATTATCCACAGAATATAAAAAAGATAATAAGTCAACAAACAAAATGGGTATATTAATGATTAGAGACATACACGTCTAGGCTCCTTGTGGACAACTCTGATTTCTTTAAAGCCGATAAAAGGACGGAAAAGATCTTCAGCTAAAGTCATAGATACAAACAAAAGGaacaaagaaggagagagagagagagagagaactgcaAAACAATACAAAGCAGAGCCTGAAACATTAAACTAGACACAAAAGGATACGAGATACTTCTCTTCTAGTACAATCATTCGGAAGTCCATCAACAAAAAGAACGTTCGATTCCTCCACAGACAGGCTATCAGATTTTCTCAAAGAGTTGGGCCGTTCACTAAGAATGCCAGGCATGCTAGGGTTGATGCCTAGTGAAACATCCCGCCTTTGGCTAATTAGAGCTGGATCTTCTAGAGGAGATGGAAACCTATTTATGCTTGCACCAGCTGTCAATCCACCGGGTACTAGTGCAGCATGACCAGCATGACTAGCAATGCCACCAATATCATCTAAACCATAAGCCCCATGCCGCAATGGTAAGACCTGCAAGCAACaccaaatatgagaaaaaaaaaaatgttggataacagaaacaaaattcttcaatcctAGAAATCTCATTACAACATCGATAAATCCCATCATCCCACGATATCCATCCCTtcaaataaaacccaaggtgTGAAGAGTGGTTAAAGTATTTAAAATCCCCCTCATTTTTCAATATTACCCTTCCATTAATCATCTAAACTCTAATGAAGTTGGATAATCAATGAATGTTGTAATCAATGTAAGGGGGTCAAAATAGTAAAACTCACAAAAACTCATTACCTAATTTGTGAGATGGAAAAGAATATGGGACTATAAAAATGGGAAAGAGGACTGTCTTTGTGGGATAGAGAGTGATTCAGAACCCTCATTCTACTATCCCTATTTAGGTTCACTATGGGCCCACCCCAAATAAAAGAACTCAATCAATCCCAAAAACTAATGGCAATCTCATAATTTCATGACAAATTAGGCCCTAAAGAGTAAGGTAAGCAGACTATGGGAACAACCGGGAATTAATCCAAAAGATAAAGTCAATGTTGGAAGTTAAAGTAAGGCAGGGATAAAACAGGAACAGTAATAATAGTTAGGGGCATTTGTGTCAAAAACATAAAATTGAGGAGtaataagaagaagaaccttccttctttctctcgaTGAAACAGCAAAGGCAGAAGGAGAGAGCCTGCTTGTGATAGCTAGGGCTCTCCACACAGGGCTTCAAATCTTTTGGGAATTTAAGAGTAAGTTCACAGCTCCCAGCTCTACTGGTTCGAAGCtacaaaaatcataaaacccAAAGAATATTTTACCAATTATTTGCTGAACCAGAAAAGGGCGGTAATTGCAGAACCAGTTCTGGTTGCAGTTTGTTTTCTCATAATAGAAGAATGCTTTGAGGGCAATAGTCCAGGGTTTGGATCACCCTAAAGTATTGAATCCGCATGCAGGATTCCAGAGTGAAAGGAAAATAATCGACAGGGATAGAACCACTCTTATTAGCTACAAGCACCGTTAGAACAgagcaagaagaaagaatagaaaataataGGAAAcgaaaggaaggaggaagagagGTATCacaagaaagggagagaagaagagatgagagagagagagagagagaggggtggggggaaggaATTGCACAACACAGCTACATGGATACTCAAACCAAAACTCAATATTCCATTGTAAAATCTAAACTCCGACATATGGTTACTTACAcattaataagaaaataaaagtccTAAAAAATTGTGACTCttaaactaggaaactaaaataaactcAAACAAAGAAACCCAATATCCTATGTAATCTACCCAAATAAAAGATAACATGATTAtcccaataaaaataaatgacttcctaaaatcctactagacccaaaaaACCAATTGCACCCAGTTCTCAGTTTGGGTTCTCAAACAGGCTTGGCCTGCATTAGAGGGAGTAGGAAATAACACATAAATTATGACAAAATGGTACTCTTACATCCTTCTGCagataatctgaagaagacCCTCGTAAATTATTTGAGCTCAAGTGATGAGTTGTCAACGCTGGGTTAGACGGCGAATAACCAGGAAATGCGATTCTTGAAGTAGTATCTGATACAGAAAGATCCATCAAAGAATATATCAATGCAGAAGATGGAATACCCAGGACTAGAGGCAATAAGGCAAAAGTATATTCAGCATTAaccaaaaagatgaaaaataccAATTTAATGGTTTtatcacaaaaaaagaaaacaatgccATGGGCACTAGAGGCAAAGTAACCCAAACATTTAATGAAAACTTTAAGGGGAAAACATAATAAACAGTGGCAAAATGTGAAAACAAAGTGATCAGATCAAGTTTTCGCTGATTATAAGAAACATATTATTCCTCCTTCCTTTTAGAACAGattagaaacagaaaatttgGTAATGGCTGGTGTAGCACCTTTTTTTCTGCAGCACCACTACCTCAAATAAATTGGTTCACACCTGATAGCTAATAACTAACAAAATACTACCCCAGGCTTACACCACATTTAGAGAGCTAATGTGCAGTTGCATGTATATAGCTACCATTACATGATTTTCAAGTGTTAAGCAACACATTCTAGCCCAATCAGTCTGCTCTGATTTTTTATTGAGAGTcaataatgatgatgaaaacCAGCCAGTATTTTCACAGACTAGCAGACTGGGAGGTTGGACTCTTCAAGTCATGATCCAGGGCACAAAACATTACCCCAAGGGAAGCAACCATTGATTGCTCAATGTATTGCATGTATCTGCGGTGATGGTATATAGGATCTCTCAAACCCTAATGCCCACATGACTACAAGAAGTTAAGAAAGGATTTTCAAGTATTGAGGATCCATCTAGGGAATCAAATGATGAACATAAGATCCAAAGGTCAGATATAGGAGTAAGAACACGCGGGGAATAGTCCAACTGCACTGCATTACAAAATATATCTTATTCCAAATTAGCTAATAATCCAATATTGATTTTTCTACACCCCCCATGCCCTAAAGATTGCCCATTTTGGGCTTTGTAGCTGATCCAAAATGTTAGTCAATTTCAAGAATTAATCATTGAATTTAGGTAGTTTTCCATTTTAACCATCATCACACTTGTGCAAATTTGGAACTCGAGTAGAAAACAAGGAAAATGGATGGAAAATACCTTAGAGAGAAAATGGATGGAAATACCTTAGAGAGAATGGGTTGTTGAAGTATTAATAACAATTCTTTAAAAAttgctttttttcttccaaaaccgACGATCTTTGTAGAACAGAGGGAGTAATTTTCTTaggggagagggttctctgagcaagcagcATAGAGGAGCACACCAATGAGGTGCACGGAACAGTTTCGTACATAGGAGTGCAGCGAGATTATTTCAtgtgaagaggagagaaagggtGCTAGCTTACCCTCCCTTGGTGGCTCAAAGAACCTTTGcccttttcttatttaattaattaaatcagTCTACTAGTGTGGGATTGTTGGGTGGTCAGGTTAGCTTGGGTCTTGGTTATCCTTGTGCGGGAAAGGTTAGCTTTAGAAGGTTTAGCCATTGTAGCTAGGATTTAAATCACTGCTGTTAACTCTTTCTTGTATACATAGAAGAGTCTAACACCTCATTGCTGTCTTACTATAATTACGGAAAACATAGACCTATCTACAGATGGGGTAAGATTTCCCGACAAGCCAGTTCATGCCGAAAAAGAATATTAagtaagcatgaataaaaaaataacagcCATTTATGTTGTTGCATTTCAGTTTACCCTATTCTATGTGGTCTAATTCCCAACTTAAGCTTCAGTACGGTGTAGTAGCAGAACTTTATGTCGCATTGCTTCTCATTTAAATTCTTCAAGGCTCGTTATGGAGAGATACAGAAGGGCTTTAGTTTTTCTCCTGATCAAATCATCTTATTCTTACCTCAATTGAAGATGGTGTTGGCAGACATTGttctttgaaagaaaaaaaaacaacttacAATGAGGATGTAACCTAGAAAACCAAATACAGTTTATTCTACCACGCTATGCAATAATATAACCAGTAGCCCACGAGAAAAAGATTGGAATGAAACCTATTTTCACATCATTCACCATCCCGTTGATGATTTTAATTGAAGAATACAAATAATTGAAGATTAAATCGGGCATGATATTCTGATCGTTGTAAAACTTCTTCGCTCGAGCGAAATTAAACTGAAACATGAGAAGAAATAGAGGCATAGGGCAATCGCGAAAAAAAGCAAACCTCTTTCAGCAGCAGAGGGAGCCGCAAGAGCGCCATATCTCCAGTAGGGTTCCCCCATGGCTTCCCTTCACTTTaccgatcttcttcttcttctgcagaTTATTACGCCACTGTCACTAGCCTCGATCTTCCACTATCGTTAATTCATGCTTAAATTCGCCTGCATTTAACTGCTGTTTATATCACTGGAGTCCACTTATCGATCGAAACGGCTCCAAAAGAGGGAGTCATAGGGGAtaccccaaaaataaataaatggcaAAGAGATCGCTGTCTGTTCGTATAGTTTCTGTAccatcggtttttttttttttttaatttatggaCCATCAGGGGTCAATGTtctacccaacaaaaaaaaaaaaaaaatcaggggtCAATGAGAGTATGAAAGTGCATGAGAGGGCATCAATATGgatgtgatttttttatttcacatgtGGGATCatagtttcaagtatcggtctcaTATCGGTCGTATCAGATCGATATCGGCTGAGATCGATCCTAATCGATTGTCTGTATCGTTTTAGGggcaaaatagtaaaaaaattagtactttttaaaaaaaagtaGGGTCAAAACCGACCAATACCCACCGATTTGATCTGAATTAGGATTGACAGATAACGACATAAATACCGATATCAATACCGTCCCTAAATCCTTGTGTGGCACACTTTCATAAAttaattaaggaaaaagaagtaTACCACGCGGCGAGGTGCCTACCGCGCGCATATATAGAAGGAGGCAAAATGATTGGGCAACCCCTATGAAAGGTAGAAATACCTACCCTGTTGATGCTTACATTCTTATTGGCCCATGTGCTGATACAAGTAGAGACATCAAAATTGAGATTGGACCGATTAGGCCGACCAAACCCAACTAAACCAAATCGAATTGAAAACGATATGGCCTATTGAATTGTGTTTTGGACTAGGGTAGTGTGACCTCAAACTGAAACCTACCCAaacgaaaaataaaaataacccaACACCAGACCAAACTGAATAAAACCGACATCTAACTATCTAATTAGCTTCATGTTATTTTCTAATTGAGATTTCATTCTCACTAAAAACAAACTCAATATTTAAAACTACGGGTAACTAAAATCAATCATTATGTTTCTTAAACTACACACAAGGTCTATCATGGGAGTTGATGGGTTCAAGTCTTGACATGCCCACTATCGCCCATTGATCTTGCGGAAGCACTACTTATTGTACGGGGGCTTGTTCTGG
This genomic stretch from Macadamia integrifolia cultivar HAES 741 chromosome 2, SCU_Mint_v3, whole genome shotgun sequence harbors:
- the LOC122071945 gene encoding RNA-binding protein 1-like isoform X1 translates to MGEPYWRYGALAAPSAAERDTTSRIAFPGYSPSNPALTTHHLSSNNLRGSSSDYLQKDVLPLRHGAYGLDDIGGIASHAGHAALVPGGLTAGASINRFPSPLEDPALISQRRDVSLGINPSMPGILSERPNSLRKSDSLSVEESNVLFVDGLPNDCTRREVSHLFRPFIGFKEIRVVHKEPRRTGDKAMVLCFVEFDDAKCAGTALEALQGYKFDDKKPDAPLLRIQFAHFPFSPPSDHDERRRGHSR
- the LOC122071945 gene encoding RNA-binding protein 1-like isoform X3, which codes for MALLRLPLLLKEVLPLRHGAYGLDDIGGIASHAGHAALVPGGLTAGASINRFPSPLEDPALISQRRDVSLGINPSMPGILSERPNSLRKSDSLSVEESNVLFVDGLPNDCTRREVSHLFRPFIGFKEIRVVHKEPRRTGDKAMVLCFVEFDDAKCAGTALEALQGYKFDDKKPDAPLLRIQFAHFPFSPPSDHDERRRGHSR
- the LOC122071945 gene encoding RNA-binding protein 1-like isoform X2; amino-acid sequence: MGEPYWRYGALAAPSAAERDTTSRIAFPGYSPSNPALTTHHLSSNNLRGSSSDYLQKDVLPLRHGAYGLDDIGGIASHAGHAALVPGGLTAGASINRFPSPLEDPALISQRRDVSLGINPSMPGILSERPNSLRKSDSLSVEESNVLFVDGLPNDCTRREVSHLFRPFIGFKEIRVVHKEPRRTGDKAMVLCFVEFDDAKCAGTALEALQGYKFDDKKPDAPLLRIQFAHFPFSPPSDHDERRRGHSR